A genomic window from Silene latifolia isolate original U9 population chromosome 11, ASM4854445v1, whole genome shotgun sequence includes:
- the LOC141611891 gene encoding uncharacterized protein LOC141611891, whose amino-acid sequence MAVMKFTPNRFSPLASAAKNSQNNPKTILINPNHASSSTSSSKGGTFWGPVTEDARKTKSLREMNGIPVLDLSAEAEELDDEGWTLRKGGKSIPVLSTIEEEKDLSGLLQFTPEDVQTKVEFRNNVVVCFIMGANPPWQIIEGYVYRVWEEFGIDRVSFLDNGMFIVRFQKSAGRDALLKAGYYLFDNKPVIIKPWSVDMELVKEKVDVVPVWVKLSGIPLKFWGKCLPSIAGLVGKFVQTDRDTFDKVRLSYARVLVELKMDQTLPDKVKFVDENGSVVSVSVDYEWRSVSCASCKGVGHDAEHCRKPGKFEGKRKTQGSKPQQQKVWRPKQQAPLITRETVVSPIIVTLLCVSSFVTS is encoded by the coding sequence ATGGCCGTCATGAAGTTTACACCAAATCGGTTTTCGCCATTAGCGTCAGCTgcaaaaaactcacaaaataatcctaAAACTATCCTAATAAATCCTAATCATGCTTCTTCTTCAACCAGCAGTAGTAAAGGTGGAACTTTTTGGGGTCCTGTTACAGAGGATGCTCGTAAAACAAAATCTCTTAGAGAGATGAATGGTATCCCTGTACTTGACTTGAGTGCTGAGGCTGAGGAACTTGATGATGAAGGGTGGACGCTGCGAAAAGGAGGAAAGAGCATTCCAGTGTTATCTACCATAGAGGAAGAGAAGGATCTTTCTGGTCTGCTTCAGTTCACACCGGAGGATGTCCAAACTAAGGTAGAATTCAGGAATAACGTTGTTGTTTGCTTTATTATGGGGGCTAACCCTCCGTGGCAAATTATTGAAGGCTATGTTTATCGTGTATGGGAGGAGTTTGGTATTGATAGAGTGTCTTTTTTGGATAATGGGATGTTTATTGTTCGGTTTCAGAAGTCTGCAGGCAGGGATGCGTTATTGAAGGCTGGCTATTATCTCTTTGATAACAAGCCAGTCAttatcaaaccctggtctgtagATATGGAGTTAGTTAAAGAAAAGGTAGATGTTGTTCCTGTGTGGGTCAAGTTGTCTGGCATTCCTCTGAAATTTTGGGGGAAGTGCTTGCCATCTATAGCAGGTCTAGTTGGAAAGTTTGTCCAAACTGATAGGGATACATTTGATAAGGTTCGTCTGTCTTATGCTCGTGTTCTGGTTGAATTGAAAATGGATCAAACATTGCCTGACAAAGTGAAATTTGTGGATGAGAATGGGTCTGTGGTGAGTGTTTCAGTGGATTATGAATGGAGATCTGTCTCTTGTGCTAGTTGCAAAGGGGTGGGTCATGATGCTGAGCACTGCAGGAAACCAGGAAAATTTGAGGGGAAGAGGAAGACACAAGGTTCTAAACCTCAACAGCAGAAAGTGTGGAGACCTAAACAGCAGGCTCCACTTATTACCAGGGAGACTGTAGTTTCACCAATTATAGTCACACTGCTTTGTGTTTCCTCCTTTGTCACGAGTTAG